One Jeotgalibaca porci genomic region harbors:
- a CDS encoding LuxR C-terminal-related transcriptional regulator, which yields MELWPIIIILFVAAIILLALSFFVKEEDDGVMKEIAEFTLQMTEEMHILKTRVSQLEKALGNTETEEQPLTIKKLSDVTKQQILSLYEKGKTFDEIAEQLNLPETTVELEIDNHQDSLKSE from the coding sequence ATGGAATTATGGCCAATTATCATCATCTTGTTTGTTGCAGCAATCATTCTTTTGGCGCTTTCATTTTTTGTGAAGGAAGAAGATGATGGAGTTATGAAAGAAATAGCAGAATTCACACTCCAAATGACAGAAGAAATGCACATTCTAAAAACACGTGTTAGCCAATTAGAAAAAGCATTAGGAAATACAGAAACAGAAGAACAGCCGTTAACAATCAAAAAACTGAGCGACGTAACCAAACAGCAAATTTTATCTCTATATGAAAAAGGTAAAACCTTTGATGAAATAGCAGAACAACTAAATTTGCCTGAAACAACCGTTGAGTTGGAAATCGATAACCATCAAGACTCTCTAAAAAGTGAGTAA
- the rpmG gene encoding 50S ribosomal protein L33, whose protein sequence is MRLNITLECTECKERNYLSKKNKRNNPDRLELKKFCPRERKVTLHREVK, encoded by the coding sequence ATGAGACTTAACATTACTTTAGAATGTACGGAATGTAAAGAACGTAATTATCTTTCTAAGAAAAACAAACGTAACAACCCTGATCGTTTGGAATTGAAGAAATTTTGCCCACGTGAAAGAAAAGTTACTCTTCACCGTGAAGTTAAATAA
- a CDS encoding DUF4044 domain-containing protein, with the protein MTKKTNTTSKASKFSKIIIWLMVFAMVGSMFISVLYSLFFNL; encoded by the coding sequence TTGACTAAAAAAACAAACACTACTTCCAAAGCGAGCAAATTTTCTAAAATCATTATCTGGTTAATGGTCTTTGCGATGGTTGGCAGTATGTTCATCTCAGTCCTCTATTCACTTTTCTTTAACCTATAA
- a CDS encoding ROK family glucokinase, which translates to MTKKILGIDLGGTSVKFAILTENGEIQQKWSIRTNILDEGSHIVPDIIESIKHRMELYEMTSEDFLGIGMGSPGAVNRENGTVFGAYNLNWKQTIEIKQAIEAETGLPFFIDNDANVAALGEKWQGAGADDDNVVFVTLGTGVGGGVITDGNLVHGVAESGGELGHITVDPKDGFDCTCGKKGCLETVASATGVLNLTRKLSEEYAGDSQLKTMVDDGAEITSKQVFDLAKQGDDLAEMVVDEFSFYLGLACSHLGNILNPKFIVIGGGVSNAGEFLLEKVRKNFAQFTFPNVRETTKIKIAELGNDAGVIGASYLVKTGL; encoded by the coding sequence ATGACTAAGAAAATTTTAGGTATCGACTTAGGTGGTACCTCAGTTAAATTTGCAATTTTAACGGAAAATGGTGAAATCCAACAAAAATGGAGTATTCGGACGAATATATTGGATGAAGGATCGCACATTGTACCGGATATTATCGAGTCTATCAAACATCGCATGGAGTTATATGAGATGACATCTGAGGACTTCTTAGGGATTGGAATGGGCTCTCCTGGAGCGGTTAACCGTGAAAACGGTACGGTCTTCGGTGCTTACAACTTGAATTGGAAGCAAACAATTGAAATTAAGCAAGCAATTGAGGCGGAAACAGGTCTCCCGTTCTTTATTGATAACGATGCAAACGTTGCTGCACTTGGTGAAAAATGGCAAGGAGCAGGAGCAGACGATGATAATGTTGTCTTTGTAACATTAGGGACCGGTGTTGGTGGAGGTGTTATTACGGACGGCAATTTGGTGCATGGTGTGGCAGAATCAGGTGGCGAATTGGGACATATTACAGTTGATCCTAAAGACGGATTCGATTGTACATGCGGTAAGAAGGGGTGTTTAGAAACCGTTGCTTCTGCAACTGGTGTCTTAAACTTAACGCGTAAGCTTTCTGAAGAGTATGCTGGTGATTCACAATTGAAAACAATGGTGGATGATGGTGCAGAGATTACATCGAAGCAAGTTTTCGATTTAGCAAAACAAGGCGATGATTTAGCAGAAATGGTAGTTGATGAGTTTTCATTTTATTTGGGCCTTGCCTGCAGCCATTTAGGGAATATTCTTAATCCGAAATTCATTGTCATCGGTGGCGGTGTTTCGAATGCAGGGGAGTTTTTATTGGAGAAAGTCCGCAAAAACTTCGCACAATTCACATTTCCGAATGTCCGTGAAACAACGAAGATTAAAATCGCTGAGCTAGGTAATGATGCGGGCGTTATTGGCGCAAGTTATCTGGTAAAAACAGGACTGTAA
- a CDS encoding endolytic transglycosylase MltG — MKKDQLRFLALGFFLAAILLTVFQVSGLARTKNTDEKPMPVESSVESAESLVVKESESKPELSSSSEDEEEINTSSQESESLESESSQEESVDSEAFVFVVQEGQPTSVVIENLHLTGLIEDPEEVQTYIEENNLANRMQFGLYELSKNMSYQEIISIITIQ; from the coding sequence ATGAAAAAAGATCAATTACGTTTTCTAGCTTTAGGATTCTTTCTTGCAGCTATACTCCTGACTGTTTTTCAAGTGAGTGGACTTGCTCGAACAAAAAACACAGATGAAAAACCAATGCCGGTTGAGTCATCTGTAGAATCAGCAGAATCCCTTGTAGTGAAGGAGTCTGAGTCAAAACCAGAACTTTCTTCAAGTAGCGAAGATGAAGAAGAAATAAATACGAGCTCCCAGGAGTCCGAGTCGCTTGAGTCTGAAAGTTCTCAAGAGGAATCTGTTGATTCTGAAGCATTCGTTTTCGTTGTTCAAGAAGGACAACCAACTTCAGTCGTTATCGAGAACCTGCACCTAACCGGTCTGATTGAAGACCCAGAAGAAGTCCAAACTTATATTGAAGAAAACAATTTAGCAAACAGAATGCAATTTGGATTATATGAGCTGTCAAAAAATATGTCATACCAAGAAATTATTTCTATCATTACCATTCAATAA
- a CDS encoding rhomboid family intramembrane serine protease: MKKINLRHYFRSNQPLVTYLFLGIQIVLFVLMSLDGGSTNIYTLIRYGANFSPAVISGQWWRFITPIFLHIGFTHILMNSITLYYLGSQMEWIYGSGRFFLIYILGGLMGNVVSFGLTDAVSAGASTSLFGLFAAAVALGRIYPHNHTLRNMAQGFIVLIILNFLTGFASSGIDNWGHIGGAVGGALSAYFIKVPALFPVQTGTRVKAAIAYVAILVLMIGIGYSRF; the protein is encoded by the coding sequence ATGAAAAAAATAAATTTACGCCATTATTTTCGCAGTAACCAACCGCTAGTGACGTATCTTTTTTTAGGAATACAAATAGTTTTGTTTGTATTGATGTCGTTAGATGGTGGGAGTACTAATATTTATACGCTCATTAGATACGGAGCTAATTTCAGCCCGGCCGTCATCAGTGGTCAGTGGTGGCGTTTCATTACGCCTATTTTTCTACACATTGGTTTTACGCATATCTTAATGAACAGCATTACACTCTATTACTTAGGTAGCCAAATGGAATGGATATATGGCAGCGGGCGTTTCTTTCTTATTTATATTTTAGGTGGCTTGATGGGGAACGTCGTGAGTTTTGGGTTAACCGATGCGGTATCAGCAGGAGCGAGCACTTCCTTATTCGGTCTTTTTGCTGCAGCGGTAGCTTTGGGAAGAATTTATCCGCACAATCATACGCTTCGAAACATGGCGCAAGGGTTTATTGTGCTGATTATACTAAACTTTTTGACGGGCTTTGCTTCTTCGGGTATCGACAACTGGGGCCATATCGGTGGTGCAGTTGGTGGCGCTTTGTCGGCATATTTTATTAAAGTACCCGCATTATTTCCGGTACAAACAGGCACACGCGTTAAAGCCGCAATTGCCTATGTTGCTATTCTTGTTTTAATGATTGGCATCGGCTATTCACGATTTTAA
- a CDS encoding 5-formyltetrahydrofolate cyclo-ligase: protein MKNKKTMRHIMLEKLKKLSPHDREVFDSSLLKQLTASDLWRNSNSIGITLANFPEIDTKQIVERAWAEGKRVCIPYSGENRKLSFYAYTPDTKLERSRFGIMEPVNRTTEIPKNALELLIIPGLVYNQEGYRIGFGGGYYDRYLADYLGKTCAILYPFQLDEQIDVLVESFDVAIQKLFIASR from the coding sequence TTGAAAAATAAAAAAACCATGCGACATATCATGTTGGAAAAATTAAAGAAACTGTCACCTCATGATAGAGAGGTCTTCGATAGTAGCCTGTTAAAGCAGTTGACTGCGAGTGACTTATGGAGGAATAGCAATTCAATAGGAATCACTCTGGCTAATTTCCCTGAGATTGATACAAAACAAATTGTTGAACGTGCTTGGGCAGAAGGGAAACGAGTTTGTATCCCTTACAGTGGGGAAAACCGAAAGTTATCCTTCTATGCTTACACACCCGATACAAAGTTGGAACGAAGTCGTTTTGGTATTATGGAACCAGTAAACCGGACGACAGAAATACCTAAAAATGCGCTTGAGTTACTGATTATACCCGGACTGGTTTATAACCAGGAAGGTTACCGGATTGGCTTTGGTGGCGGTTATTATGACCGTTATCTTGCCGATTATTTAGGTAAAACCTGTGCCATCTTATACCCGTTTCAGTTGGATGAACAAATTGATGTATTAGTCGAATCTTTTGATGTTGCGATACAGAAATTGTTCATTGCTTCTAGATAA
- a CDS encoding rhodanese-like domain-containing protein: MEGWESIAMNGFDIFSLILWTGLIIYGIFWLYRFIEGKRAAKVLKPEEFKQDMRKVQIVDIRESPEFEAGHVLGARNIAFSQFKERYLELRKDQPIYLYDQRNVLSGRAAAILKKNGYSNIYALKGGYDNWDGKIKKGR, translated from the coding sequence ATGGAAGGATGGGAATCGATAGCTATGAATGGTTTTGATATTTTCTCACTTATTTTGTGGACAGGATTAATTATTTACGGTATTTTTTGGCTTTACCGTTTTATTGAAGGTAAAAGAGCCGCCAAAGTTTTGAAACCAGAAGAGTTCAAGCAGGATATGCGTAAAGTCCAAATCGTGGATATACGTGAATCTCCTGAATTTGAAGCTGGCCATGTTCTAGGGGCGCGAAATATTGCATTTTCGCAATTCAAAGAGCGTTACTTGGAATTACGTAAGGACCAACCGATTTATCTTTATGATCAACGAAATGTTCTTTCGGGTCGTGCTGCGGCAATTTTAAAGAAAAATGGTTATTCAAATATCTATGCCCTTAAGGGTGGTTATGATAATTGGGATGGCAAGATTAAAAAAGGTAGATAA
- a CDS encoding pyridoxamine 5'-phosphate oxidase family protein — translation MNLEEVMKILQEQMKVAVFATVDEDNKPHARHAHIGVANEHGVFFMTHPRTNFYSQLMTNQNVAITAMSEDGYLIQVIRIEGKIRQVDKAMLKELLKDNPYVKHVYPDESDRQGAQVFQLYQGEGFYHSLTQGHRYVFKIDAE, via the coding sequence ATGAATCTTGAAGAAGTAATGAAAATTTTACAGGAGCAAATGAAAGTTGCTGTTTTTGCTACTGTTGACGAAGATAATAAACCGCATGCCCGTCACGCGCATATTGGAGTTGCGAACGAGCATGGTGTATTTTTTATGACTCACCCGCGTACGAATTTTTACTCTCAGTTGATGACGAATCAAAATGTCGCTATTACAGCTATGTCGGAAGATGGCTATCTTATTCAAGTAATCCGGATTGAGGGTAAAATTCGCCAAGTGGATAAGGCGATGTTAAAGGAATTACTAAAAGACAATCCTTATGTGAAACATGTCTATCCAGATGAGTCCGATCGCCAAGGAGCGCAAGTGTTCCAATTGTATCAAGGTGAAGGATTCTATCACAGTCTCACGCAAGGGCATCGCTATGTATTCAAAATTGATGCGGAATAA